A stretch of Porites lutea chromosome 5, jaPorLute2.1, whole genome shotgun sequence DNA encodes these proteins:
- the LOC140937815 gene encoding heterogeneous nuclear ribonucleoprotein A1-like 2 codes for MSSEGNSDDRLKKLFVGGLNRSTSDETLKAYFEEYGELSDCVVIRDSGTKESRGFGYVTYKDPSSVIPVLQYKRDTGPHKIDGKEVEVKRAIPREDQSSTAHLKTKKIFIGGLADAATAEDIRSALAENLRNIAPTSVDLIMRKSDDGQAPSKHRGFCFVEFDDEDLVDELCCIKKIDICGKKVEIKKAEPKDKSGQGQGGGGRGRGGGRGGSRGGRSGGGPGGGGGGYYQGGGYQGGYDAYGGGYDTSYSYATQGYGTGYDAYGGMGMYQQAASGYGPQQSYPGAGGRGGGRYRPY; via the coding sequence ATGTCAAGTGAAGGCAACTCAGACGATCGACTGAAGAAGCTTTTTGTCGGCGGTCTTAACCGAAGCACCAGCGACGAAACATTGAAAGCATATTTCGAGGAGTATGGAGAACTGTCGGACTGTGTTGTAATCCGCGACAGCGGCACCAAAGAGTCCAGAGGATTTGGCTACGTAACTTATAAAGACCCGAGCAGTGTAATCCCAGTGTTGCAGTACAAGAGAGATACTGGTCCTCATAAAATTGACGGAAAGGAAGTCGAAGTCAAACGCGCCATTCCTCGAGAAGACCAAAGTTCCACAGCTCatctgaaaacaaagaaaatcttcATTGGGGGTTTAGCGGACGCGGCAACTGCAGAGGACATCCGATCGGCGCTCGCCGAGAATCTTCGCAACATCGCTCCAACCAGCGTCGATTTAATAATGCGAAAAAGCGACGACGGGCAAGCCCCTTCCAAGCACCGTGGTTTCTGCTTTGTCGAGTTTGATGACGAAGACTTAGTCGACGAACTTTGTTGTATCAAAAAAATCGACATCTGTGGAAAGAAGGTGGAAATAAAAAAGGCTGAACCCAAAGATAAGTCTGGCCAAGGACAAGGAGGTGGTGGTCGCGGTCGGGGTGGTGGCCGAGGGGGGTCCAGGGGCGGTCGATCTGGCGGCGGCCCCGGTGGTGGCGGTGGCGGTTATTACCAAGGCGGTGGATACCAAGGCGGCTATGATGCTTATGGCGGTGGATATGATACCTCTTACTCTTATGCCACCCAGGGTTATGGAACTGGCTATGATGCTTATGGAGGCATGGGAATGTACCAACAGGCTGCCTCAGGTTATGGTCCACAGCAGTCGTATCCTGGCGCGGGAGGCAGAGGAGGCGGGCGATACAGGCCCTACTAG